Part of the Streptomyces sp. NBC_01460 genome, AGCACGAAGGAGCCGCTCCAGCTCCCGAAGCACGACAAGGAGCTGACCGTCCGCCTCGTCGTCAAGGCCGGGGACGACGACAAGTACTCCTTCAAGGACACGAAGACGGCTCCGGTCTGCGAGGACGACACCCCGTCGCCCACCCCGACCGAGGAGACGCCTTCGGAGGCTCCGAGCACCGAGCCGCCGACCTCGGCCCCCGAGCCGAGCGAGACGCCGAGCGAGACCGCCACGGAGGCCGCGCCCGCTCCGGCCGAGCCGAGCAGCAGCGCGCCGGACCTGGCGGAGACCGGTTCGTCGTCCGCCACGCCCGTCATCGGTGGGGCCGCTCTCGCGGTTCTCCTCGCCGGCGGTGGCATCCTGTGGTCCGTTCGCAAGCGCCGCAGCACGCAGCACTGACGCGTCCGGACTCTCCGGCGGACGGGTGACCGAACACCGGCCGGCCGGGCGGGGGCGTACCGCGGCGACTTCGTCGCGGTACGCCCCCGTGGCGTTCGCCCCGCCGTATGCCTCCGGCACGTACCCCCGGATCAGGCCGTGGGGCCGATTTCGCACCAGACGGCCTTACCCTCCCCACGGGGCTCGATGCCCCAGCTCTCGGCGACCGCGTCGAGAAGCAGCAGACCGCGCCCCGAGGTCGACGTCTCCCCCGGAGTGCGGCGTCGCGGCCAGACACTGGAGCGGTCCTGGACCGACAGCCTGATGCGCCGAACGGGCTCCGGCAGCACCTCCAACGTCAGCACCGCCCCGCCCTCGGTGTGCAGCAGCACATTGACCAGCAACTCCCCGGTGACCAGCTCCGCGTCGTCCGCCAGACCGGCCAGGTCCCAGTCCGTCAGGGCCTGACGCACGATCGACCGGGCCTCCGAGAGCCCCTGCGGATCCGCCTGGTGGATGTACTGGTGCAGGCGGGGAGCGCGCGGCGACCCGAGGTCCGGGCTGCGACGCAGGACCAGCAGCGCCACGTCGTCGCCCGAGCCCCACCGCTCCCACAGCCGGTCCGACAGATGGTCGGCCAGCGCCTCGGCACCGTCGGGTCCGTCACTCACCTCGTGGATCAGGGCCGCGACACCCTCGTCCACGTCGGCTCCCGGCTCCTCGACGAGCCCGTCCGTGTACAGGACCAGGGTCTCGCCGGGCACAAGGTCCAGACGGGTCTCCGGATACTCCTCGTCGCGGAAATCCGTGGAGATGCCCAGCGGCAGACCCCCGCGCACCTGCGGGACCCCGACCCGCCCGTCCGTGTGCCTGATCAGCGGTCCGAAGTGTCCGGCACGCGCCACCCGCACCGCCCCCGTCGCGAGGTCCACCTGCGCGTACGTCGACGTCGCGAACCGGTCGGTGTCCAGCTCGGCGAGGAAGCGGGAGGCCCGCGCCAGAACGGTGGCCGGGGGATGCCCCTCGGCGGCGTAGGCGCGCAGGGCGATGCGGAGCTGGCCCATGATGGCCGCGGCGTGCGTGTCGTGCCCCTGCACATCGCCCACCACGATGCCGATCCGGTCCCTGGGGAGGGTGATCACGTCGTACCAGTCGCCGCCGACCTCGCGCCCGCTCCACGCTGCGTGGTAGCGGACCGCGATCTCACCACCCTCGATCTCCTGGATCCGCCGCGGGAGCATGGCCGACTGGAGCCCGGTGGCGAATTCACGCTCCTCGTCGAAGAGGATCGCCCGTTGCAGGGACTGGGCCACGATGGCGGCCAGCCCCAGGCAGAGGATCCTCTCGTCCGCGCTGAACGCCGTGCGTTCCCGGTAGAAGAGCGCCAGTCCGCCCAGCGACCGAGCCTGGGCTATCAGTGGCAGATAGGCCGCGGAGCGGAAATCGAGTTGGCCGATGTGCGGTGCGAGCACGGGATAGCGCCTGGTCAAGGCATCGAGCGAGCTGATGAACCGGGGACGTCCGCTGAGGATGGTGTCGCCGAGCGGAAGCGTCGCGTCGAGCCGCCCGGAACCCAGGCCTTCGAGGACCTCCACCGACTCCCCGCTCAGCGCGATGATCCTCAGTGCCGAGTTCTCCACCAGACCGAGGGCCAGTCCGTCCGCGCCGATCCCGACGAGGCCGCCCGGACCGGTGAGCGCGGCGGTGACGTCGTCCACGGTCACAGCCCGTGACATCGCAGCGGTGGTGCGTTCGACGATGTCGGTGTGGCGGCGCCGACGCTTTTCCAGATCCAGCGCGAAGGCCGAACGGGTGACCTCGGCCGTCGCGTCCCGCACCACACCGATGACGCGGTGCGCCCGTCCGTCCTCGGACCGGAGGATTCGCGCCTGGACATGGGTCCACTGGCGGCTGCCGTCCTCCATGGGCACCTGGAAGTGAACGCTGTACGAATCGCTCCCGTCGGAGATCGCCTCGTCGATGGTGGTTTCCAGGCGTGCCCGGTCGGCCGCGTCCAGGCGGTCGATCACGGCCGAGGGGGAGTCCTCCAAGGCTTCAGCGTCCAGGCCGAACACCATCAGCCCTGCCTCGTCGACGTCCACGGTCCTGGCGTCCAGGTCCCACTCGAAGCTGCCGGTCCGGTTCATGGCAAGGCGCTCCGCGGTCCCCGTCTCACCGGCGAGTCGCCGTTCGAGCCGGAGCCACGACGCTGGGTCGTCGTCTCGCCGTGAAGAGTCGGTCATGCCTGCTCCGGAGGTCGTCCGGCGGGGCTGCTGGACGTCGCGGCCCGTCGATCCCCATTGTCGAGCCCGCGATGCGCTGGTGCCACAGCGGGATCGCTGCGGACCCGGCGCCAGGAGCCTGCGGTGGCCGTCGCAGAATGGCAGGCAGAGATCGTCCACGGCTGACCGGAGCGCACACGATGAACGACGACGAACCCGTCCTGTTGCACACCGAGGGTCACATCCTGCACATCACCCTCAACCGTCCCCGGGCCTTGAACGCCCTCACGCACACCATGGTGCGCCGCATCGGGGAAGCGCTCACCCTGGCGGCCGACGACGACGCGGTCGCCGCCGTAGTGATCGGCGGAGCCGGCGAGCGGGGCCTCTGCGCGGGAGGGGACATCCGGTCGATCTACGAGGACGCCCGGGCCGGCCGCCGTGCCTCCGTGGACTTCTGGCGTGACGAATACCGTCTCAACGCCCGGATCGCGAGGTTCCCGAAACCGTACGTGGCGCTCATGGACGGCATCGTGATGGGCGGCGGGGTGGGTGTGTCCGCCCACGGTGACGTGCGCATCGTCACCGAGCGCTCACGCGTCGCGATGCCCGAGACCGCCATCGGCTTTGTTCCCGACGTCGGGGGCACCCACCTGCTGGCCGCGGCACCGGGCGAGCTCGGCACGCATCTCGCACTGACCGGCCGGGCCGTCGGCGCGGCCGACGCCGTTCTGTGCGGACTCGCCGACCACGTCGTCCCGTCGCACCGCCTGGCCGACCTCACCGACGAGCTCTCCCGAAACGCGGAACCCGCCGGGGTGAGGGACATCGTGCGTCGGTACGCGACCGTGGCCCCGGAGGGGGAACTCGCCGCACACCGAGGGTGGATCGACGACTGCTACGCCGCCGACACCGTCGAGGAGATCATCGACCGGCTGGTCGACAGCGGACTGGCCGCCGCGAAGGAGACCGCCACCGAGCTCCTCGGGCTGTCACCCACCGCGCTCAAGGTCACCCTGGCCTCGGTGCGCCGGGCCAAGGGGCTCGGCAGCCTCGAAGCGGTCCTGGACCAGGAGTTCCGCGTCTCCTGCCGGGTATTCACCGGGCACGACCTGGTGGAAGGGGTACGCGCCCGGATCATCGACAAGGACCGCACCCCGCGCTGGAGCCCGGCCGATGCCGGCGGGGTCACCGCCGCCGAGGTGGCCCGCCACTTCGAGCCGCTCGGCGACCAGGAGCTGGGCCTGGCCTCCGTCTGACCGCCGTCCTCGGGCCCGGCCGGTCGGCGGATGCCGTCGCCCGGGTCCGGGAGGACCCCTGAGCGCCGTCTCTCGTGCCGGCGGGCCGGGCGCCCGCTCACACATGTGCTGTCAGCCGGTCCGCCGCCCGGTCCCATGCCCCGGAATCACCCTGCGGGGAGTAGTGGCGCACCTGCTGGGTGCGTGCGACGAGCCCGCGCATCTCCGTCAGCCCGCCCACCAGGCCGTGGGCCCGCGCCTGGAGCAGCACGTTGCCCAGCGCGGTCGCCTCGGCAGGCCCCGCGGTGACCGGAAGACCGGTCGCGTCCGCCGTCCACTGGCACAGCAGTTCGTTGCGCGAGCCACCGCCGACCAGATGGATCCGCCTCAGCTCGCGCCCGGCCAGGGCGGCTGCCTCGCGCAGCGTCCTGCGGTGGGCCAGCGCCAGACTCTCCAGGACGCACCGCACATATCCACCCGCGCCCTCCGGCACGGCCTGTCCCGTCCGGGCGAGAGCGGCGTCGATCCGCGACGGCATGTCACCGGGTGGCAGGAACACCGGATCGTCCGGGTCGACCACGGCGGCGAACGGCCGGGCCCGCGCCGCTTCCGCGAGGAGATCCGCGAGCCCCGTCGGCGTACCGTCGCTCTCCCAGGTCCGGCGGCACTCCTCCAGCAGCCACATCCCCATGATGTTGCGGAGGTAGCGCACCGTGCCGTCCACCCCGCGCTCATTGGTGAAATTGGCGGCCCTCGACTCCTCGGTCAGCACCGGCGCGTCGAGTTCGAGCCCGGCCAGCGACCAGGTGCCGCACGACACGTACGCGAACCCCGGCTCGGTGGCCGGCACCGCGGCCACGGCCGAGGCGGTGTCGTGCGAGGCGACGGTCGTCACCGGCGTGTCCGCCGGGAGTCCGGTGAACGCGGCCACATGCGGGAGCAGGATGCCCGCGCGCTCCCCGGGTTCGCGCAGGGCGGGGAAGAGCGAACGCTCCAGCCCCATCCGCTCGATCAACGCGTCGGACCAGCGGCCCGTGCGCGCGTCGAACAGTCCGGTGGTCGACGCGTTCGTCGCTTCCGCCCCCACCGCCCCCGTCAGCCAGTACACCAGCAGATCGGGCATCAGCAGAAGCGTCCGGGCCGCCTCCCACTGAGCGGTCGAGCGGTGGGCGGCCAGCTGGAAGACCGTGTTGAACGGCAGATGCTGCAGTCCGCCGACGGCATACAGCTCCTGTGGCTCGAAGTGGCGGAGTACCTCCTCGGCCGCCTCGGTGTTGCGCCCGTCGCGGTAGTGGAACGGCAGGCCGAGGAGCGATCCGTCGGAGTCCAGGACCCCGTAGTCGACCGCCCAGGTGTCGATGCCCACAGAGGCGACAGGGCCGGTGCGCGCCGCCGCGCGCAGACCGTCCAGCATGCCCTGGTAGAGGGCGAGTACGTCCCAGCGGAGCCCGTCGGGGAGCCGGACCGGCGTGTTGGCGAAGCGGTGGGCCTCGGTCAGCACCAGTTCGTCGGGCCCGACCCTGCCGGTGATGACCCGGCCGCTGGTGGCGCCCAGGTCCACCGCGGCGAACACCGGGTCGTGTCGTGAAGTCGCAGACATGGAAGTTCTCATCCGATCAGGGCTGAGCCGCGCCCCGGGGCCTGTGCGTAAAAGGATCCGGGGCGCGGCGGGTGGCACGTGGTCAGCGCAGGAACGCCGCCGCCACACCGGCGTCGACGGGAATGTGGAGGCCCGTGGTGTGGGTGAGATCCCCACCGGTCAGCGCGAAGACGGCGTTGGCGACATGCTCCGGGAGCACCTCGCGCTTGAGGATGGTGCGCTGGGCGTAGAACTCGCCGAGCTTCTCCTCCTCGATGCCGTACGTCGCCGCGCGCTGGGCCCCCCAGCCGGCCGCGAAGATTCCCGAGCCGCGCACCACGCCGTCCGGGTTGACCCCGTTGACCCGGATGCCGTGCTCGCCGAGCTCGGCCGCCAGCAGGCGCACCTGGTGCGCCTGGTCGGCCTTGGTCGCCGAGTACGCGATGTTGTTCGGGCCCGCGAACACGGCGTTCTTGGAGGCGATGTAGACGATGTCGCCGCCGAGGTTCTGGGCCCGCATCACCCGCGCAGCCTCACGGGACACCAGGAACGAACCCCGCGCCATGATGTCGTGCTGCAGGTCCCAGTCCCGGGCCGTGGTCTCGAGCAGCGGCTTGGAGATGGAGATCCCCGCGTTGTTCACGACCAGGTCGACACCGCCGAAGGCGAGCGCGGCGGCCTTGAACGCCTCGGTGATCTGCTCCTCGGACGTGACGTCCACGGTCACTGCCACGGCCTTGTCCGGCCCGCCGAGATCCTCGGCGACAGCCGCGGCGTTCTCGGCGTTCAGATCGGCGACGACGACACAGGCGCCCTCCGCCACGAGCCGGTGCGCGATGGCCTTTCCGATGCCCGATCCGGCGCCGGTGACGAGCGCGACCCGCGTGGCCAGCGCCTTCGCCTTCGGCATCCTGCGGAGCTTCGCCTCCTCCAGCTCCCAGTACTCGATGCGGAACTTCTCGGACTCCTCGATCGGCGCGTACGTGGAGACCGCTTCGGCGCCGCGCATCACGTTGACGGCGTTGAGATAGAACTCCCCGGCGACCCGGGCGGTCTGCTTGTCCTTGCCGAACGAGAACATGCCCACACCGGGGACCAGCACGATCGCCGGATCCGCCCCGCGCATCGCCGGCGAGCCGGGGACCGCGTGGCGCTCGTAGTACGCGCGGTACGCCTCCCTGTACTCCTCGTGGAGCACCTGGAGCCGGGCCACCGCCTCCTCCAGCGGCACGTCGGCCGGCAGGTCGAGGACCAGCGGGCTGACCTTCGTGCGCAGGAAGTGGTCGGGGCAGGACGTGCCGAGTGCGGCGAGACGGGGGTGCTCGGCACGCGACAGGAAGTCCAGCACGGGCGCCGCGTCGGTGAAGTGCCCCACCTGGGGCCGGTCCGTGGACGCCAGCCCGCGGATCACCGGGGCGAGCGCGGCGGCCCGCTCCCGGCGCGCCCCCTCCTCCAGGGCCTCCCGGCCGGGGAGCACCGGCCCGAAGGGCTCCTTCCGGCCGTGCTCCACGAGGAACGTCTCGGCGGTGCGGATCATCCAGAGGGCGTTGCGCTCACACTCCTCGGAGGTGTCGCCCCAGGCCGTGATGCCGTGACCGCCCAGGACCACGCCGACGGCCTGCGGGTTCGCCTCCTTGACGGCCGCGATGTCGAGCCCGAGCTGGAAGCCGGGCCGACGCCATCCCACCCAGGCCACCTTGTCGCCGAAGCACTCGGCGGTCAGCTTCTCGCCGTCGGCCGCGCAGGCCAGCGCGATTCCGGAGTCCGGGTGCAGGTGGTCGACGTGCGCGGCCTCGACCAGTGCGTGCATCGCGGTGTCGATCGAGGGAGCCGCGCCTCCCTTGCCGTGCAGGCAGTAGTCGAACGCAGGGACCATCTCGTCCTCGCGCTCCACCCCCGGGTACACGTCCTTGAGCGCGCGCACGCGGTCCAGCCGGAGCACGGCGAGACCCGCCTCGGTCAGCGTGCCGAGGTCGCCGCCCGAGCCCTTCACCCAGAGCAGTTCGGCCTCGCCACCGGTGACCGGATCGGTCTCCGTCGCCTTGGCCGAGGCGTTGCCACCGGCGTAGTTGGTGTTGCGGGGGTCGGAGCCGATCCGGTGGGCGCGCTCCAGGAGCGCGGCGACTTCGGCGTGCGTCGCGGACGTCATGAGGGTTCCTTCGGGAAGAGGTGTCGGGCGGAGTGAGGCTGCGGGCGCGGAGTCGGGGGAGCGGCGCTCAGGCGCCCCAGCCCGCCTGCTCCCCACCGACGCGGTCGGCGGCGATACGCTCCTGGTTGCCGGAGGCGAGGTAGGCCGCGAACGGGTCGCGCCCCAGGCCCAGCTCCTCGCGGACCTCCGCGAGCAGCGGCCTCACGTCCGTGTTGAACGCGTCCATCAGCACTCCGTTGGAGGCGAGGACATCACCGGAACGCTGAGCCTCGGCCAGCGCCTCGGTGTCGATGAGCAACGCCTTCGCGGTCGCCTCCTGGACGTTGGTGACCGAGCGGATGACAGCCGGGATCTTCGCCTCGATGTTGTGGCACTGGTCGAGCATGAAGTTCACGTTGGTCTCGGGCTTCATACCGCCGTTCTTGACCACCTCGTGCATGATCCGGAACAGCTGGAACGGGTCGGCCGCGCCCGCCATCAGGTCGTCGTCCGCGTAGAAGCGGGAGTTGAAGTCGAACGCGCCGAGCTTCCCCTCGCGCAGCAGGAACGCCACGATGAACTCGATGTTGGTTCCCGGCGCGTGGTGTCCGGTGTCGACGACGACCTGGGCCTTCGGGCCGAGCTTGAGGCAGTGGGCGTACGAGGTGCCCCAGTCCGGGACGTCGGTGGTGTAGAAGGCGGGCTCGAAGAGCTTGTACTCCAGCAGCATCCGCTGGTCGTCGCCGAGGCGCTCGTAGACCTCGGCGAGCGCCTCGGCCAGACGGTCCTGGCGGCCCGCGATGTCGTCCTGGCCGGGGTAGTTGGTGCCGTCCGAGAACCACAGCTTGAGATCCGGCGAGCCGGTGGCGTCCATGATGTCGACACACTCGAGCAGATGGTCGGTCGCCTTGCGGCGGACCTTCGGGTCCGGGTGGGTGACCGAGCCCAGCTTGAAGTCGTCGTCCTGGAAGACGTTGGAGTTGATCGCGCCGATCCGCAGCCCGAGCTCCCCGGCGTACCGGGTCAGCGCCGCGTAGTCCTCCACCCGGTCCCAGGGAATGTGCAGGGACACCTTCGGGGCAACCCCGGTGTACGCGTGCACCTGAGCCGCGTCCGCCAGCTTCTCGAAGGGGTCGCGCGGGACACCGGGCTGGGTGAAGACCTTGAAACGGGTCCCGGAGTTGCCGTATCCCCAGGAGGGCGTCTCGATGACCTGAGACTTCAGAGCTGCCTTGACGGCCGACACATCAGACATGAACACCTCGTAAGCAGAGTCATCCGGCGACCAGTCAGGATCGGGGATGTGAATCGTTTCATCCGGACCGTACGCTAGGTTTTGGCACTGCTGCTAGTCAAGGAGTCAGTCAATCTTCTGAGAGTTTGAATCAATTCATCCAGTCTGCCGGGGGGTGCCCGTCGACCGGGGCGTTCCGTTCGAGGACGGGCGGACACCGGGTGCGCCGGAGGCCCGCTTCGAGATCACTCGGTTCGCCGTGATGAAGCGCCTCAAGCTGCTGGAGGCGGCAGGCCTGGCCGTCACGCGGCGGCGGGGGTGGGAGAAGCTCCACTTTCTGCCTGGTGCCCATCCGGCTCGTCCACGACCGATGGGTGAGCAAGGACGCGGAGCCCTGGGCAGCCGGGCTCGGCGACCTCAAGAGCCGACCGGAGAATCCCATGGGAGAAGGTCTTCGAGATCTACATCCGTACCACTCCGGAGCGCCTCGGGGAGGCGATCACCGATCCCGGGATCCGAAGCACGTACAACTTCTGCGCCCGCGTCCTCGGACTGGAGCCAGGGCTCACGCTTCGAGATGAGCGCTCCCGGCGCTCCCGGCCCGCTCGGCGAGGGGCAGAACCTGGACGTGGGCCCGCCGCGCAGGCTCGTCCAGAGCATGGTCGCGCTCTGGAACGACGAGGTGAGGAGTGAGGGACCGACCCGGGTCACCTGGGAGATCGAACCCGTCGGCGACTCCTGCCGACTGACCGTCACCCACGACGGACCGCGCGAGGGAGCCGGCGAGGAGCTGTACGGCGGCCGGTAGGTGACGGTCTGCCGCGGTGGACACCACGGGCGAGTGCCCGCCTGCGCTCGGCGGCCTCTTCACCGGCCGTTGGCGTCCACCGCGACCGGAAGCCGTCAGCGACCGGAGCCCGTCAGGCTCGGCTGGAGCTGCCGCACGAGCGCGAAGAACCTGTCCTCGTTTCCCGCGAGTCCCGCACTCCGCAACGCCTCGTCGGCCTCCTCGATCGGAGAGGCGAGCAGCGGCATGTACAACGGGGTGTCATCCTGGTCGGCGAGCGCGGCGCGTGTGGCTGCCAGTAGACGGATGTACGCCTGGGCCGCGGCGATTTCGGCTTGGAGCATCTCAGCATCTCCCGGTCAGAGGTGTCGGACCGTCAAGCATCCCTCATGGGTCTGACAGTGAGGGTGTAGGCAACATCGCTCGGGGGCCTGACGCCGGGTCTGACCGGCGCTTCGGCTGCCCGCCCGTCGACTCGTCGGCCTTCGGGGAATGCCTGCCGCGTGTGCTCGCGGGCGTCCGTGACCTCATAGGAGCTTGTCCGTCAGCCCGGGCAGCACACGCTGACCGGTACTCCCTCGGAAGGACGGCAGATCCGAGCATGACAGCACCCGAGATGGCGGTGATCGGTGGAATCTACACCCACACCGACGTCCACCAGGCCGCAGTGATCGACTCGGTCGGCCGTCACCGGGACACGCAGCCGTTCGACACGAACCCAAGCGGCTACGAACCACTGTTGGCCTGGCTACGTGCCCAGGGCGAGGTCATCGCGGTCGGGATGGAGAGCACCGGCGCCTACGGTGCCGAACTCGCCCGGTTCCTCACGGCCAGCGGTATCACGGTCGTCGAGGTCGACCGACCGGACCGCAAGGCCCGGCGGGCTCACGGCAAGTCCGATCCGACTGAGGCCTACGCCGCGGCCACCGCGGTCCTGTCCGGCCGGGCGAGCGGAACTCGGAAGAGCCGTGATGGGGTCGTGGAAGCGATCCCTGCTCTGCGCGGGGTCCGCAGGAGCGCGGTCACGGCAAGGGCGCAGACGATCAACCAGATCCGCGCTCTGATGGTCACCGCTCCCTCCGCCGCCCTGCTGGACAAGCTGCGTGGACTGCCCACCGGCCTGCTGATCGACACCCTCGCGCGGACCCGGCCGACCGGTGATCTCGCGGACCCGTCCTGCGCGGCCAAGACGTCACTTCGCCGCCTGGCCCGGCGCTACCAGACCCTTCAGCAGGAGATTGAAGAGGCCGACGCGGACCTCGCTCCCCTGGTGACATGGGTGGCACCCAGTCGCGTCGCCCTGCCCGGAGTGGGGACCGAGACGGCTGGCAGCCGCTGATCACCGCAGGAGACAACCCCGACCGGCTCAGATCCGAAGCGTCCTTCGCCCGCCTGTGTGCCGCGGCCCCGGTCCCGGCCTCGTCGGGCCGCACCAACCCTCACCGCACCAACCCTCACCGCACCAACCCTCACCGCACCAACCCTCACCGCACCAACCCTCACCGCGTCAACCGCGGCGGGGACCTCAACGCCGACACTGCCCTCTACACCATCGTCCTGGTCCGCATGCGGCACGACCAACGGACCCGGGACCACGTCGCAAGACGCACCACCAAGGGCATGTCCGCCAAGGACATCATGCGGTGCCTCAGGAGGTTCGTCGCCCGCGAGGTCTACAGGCACCTCAGGAGCACAGGCATCCTGAACACGGCGGGCGCGGGCGGAGCCGGATCATGATGCCGACCGGCTGCCGTCCGCGTCATCGAGCGACGCGGCCGCGGCCAGCCGCTCGACGAGCGTCTGGAAGTCCGTTGCCAGCGGGAGCTCCGTGTCGGTTTCCACGTCGAACCACGTCACGGACGGCTCCCCCTGCTCTTTGCATGTCCGGTAGTCGAGGGCGATCCAGCAGTGGCCATCACCGGAGAGCAGAACGAGAGGTGAAGGGAGACCCCATTCCTCGACCAGGTAACCCGAGTCCAGCAACGACAGCCGGCCGTCGTGACGGCCGATGCCCATCATGTCGTCGAGCGGCACGTGGTTCTCGCTCCACGACGTCGGCACATCGGTCGGGAACGCGTTCCACTTCTCCGCCACCGGCCCCCCGTTCCGGACCCTCAAGAGCTCCAGCAACGAGGCCGGCAGACGGACACCGAGCCGGCGCTCGGCATCCTGAACGACCGCGTCGGACAGCGGTGGCTGAACTCCGTACAGGCCCTCGCCCCAGAACGTCGCCTTGACCTCACCGAACCGAGCCACGAGCGCATCCTATGGACCTCGCTGCCCGACTTGACGATCTATGAGGGCTTCAACGCCTTCCGGGCCGTCGGAGAGAGGTGCTCAGGACGGGGGACCCGGCGGCCCTTCGACCTCGAGGAAGCGCCGACGGCGCGGCCCGCGGTAGAGCAGCGCAGTCCAGCCCAGCCGCCGAAGTACCGTGGCACACCCGGCGAGTGCCTCCTCCTCGCTGTGGGCCGCTCCGCTGCCCGGCGGGCCGGCCCACTCGACCCGCACCGATCCCGGAGCCGTTCCTTCGCACACGCGATAGCCCGTGGCAGTCCGCTCCCCGGAGGGGCCGATCGCGGACGCTGCTGTTCCGGCAGCCTCGAGGGCCAATGCCACCGCCCGCAAGGGCCGTCGCAGCTCCCAGGAGGCCGGCACGCTCTCGGGATCCGGGTGGTCCGGGCGCGTCACCCGCCTGATCTGCACCATCCCTTCGAAGGCGGTCCGCACGTCCGCGGCACGCACACCCGCGGCATCGGGGGGCGCGGGACCGTCACCGGTAGCCGGCTCGAACCCCTTGTCCTGCGACGCACTCATCTACCGCCTCCTCCGCCGGTGCCCACTCCAGCCAAGTGTGCGCCCGCCCACTGACAGAACAACTCCGCCCACCGGCGAGGCCGCCCTGCCCGCTGCCCGGCGGACGACTTCCGTTGCGGCATGCACGGTCGCCTGCGCCCGGAAGGCTTCTCCGGACCGGGCCCAGCTGAAACGCGGCGAAGGTCAACGCCGCCACGCGGCTGCCGGAGCCCCTGACCCGGCCCTCGCGCCGGACGGTGGATGCTTCCCGCCCGGCCTGAACGCCGGGCATCAGAGGGCGGATTCGTCCCACGCGGCGTCCGTGTAGCCGAGCATGCGGTTCAGGGCGATGACCGGCGCGTTCGCGGCATGGTGGACGGTGCGGACGAGGTGCACCCCGCACAGCCCGGCGAAGCCCATGCCGTACACCTTCATGGCGACGGCCACCCCCGCGCCCCGATGGCCACGCCGTACCCCGGTCATCTCGTTGAAC contains:
- a CDS encoding bifunctional aldolase/short-chain dehydrogenase translates to MTSATHAEVAALLERAHRIGSDPRNTNYAGGNASAKATETDPVTGGEAELLWVKGSGGDLGTLTEAGLAVLRLDRVRALKDVYPGVEREDEMVPAFDYCLHGKGGAAPSIDTAMHALVEAAHVDHLHPDSGIALACAADGEKLTAECFGDKVAWVGWRRPGFQLGLDIAAVKEANPQAVGVVLGGHGITAWGDTSEECERNALWMIRTAETFLVEHGRKEPFGPVLPGREALEEGARRERAAALAPVIRGLASTDRPQVGHFTDAAPVLDFLSRAEHPRLAALGTSCPDHFLRTKVSPLVLDLPADVPLEEAVARLQVLHEEYREAYRAYYERHAVPGSPAMRGADPAIVLVPGVGMFSFGKDKQTARVAGEFYLNAVNVMRGAEAVSTYAPIEESEKFRIEYWELEEAKLRRMPKAKALATRVALVTGAGSGIGKAIAHRLVAEGACVVVADLNAENAAAVAEDLGGPDKAVAVTVDVTSEEQITEAFKAAALAFGGVDLVVNNAGISISKPLLETTARDWDLQHDIMARGSFLVSREAARVMRAQNLGGDIVYIASKNAVFAGPNNIAYSATKADQAHQVRLLAAELGEHGIRVNGVNPDGVVRGSGIFAAGWGAQRAATYGIEEEKLGEFYAQRTILKREVLPEHVANAVFALTGGDLTHTTGLHIPVDAGVAAAFLR
- a CDS encoding enoyl-CoA hydratase/isomerase family protein; this translates as MNDDEPVLLHTEGHILHITLNRPRALNALTHTMVRRIGEALTLAADDDAVAAVVIGGAGERGLCAGGDIRSIYEDARAGRRASVDFWRDEYRLNARIARFPKPYVALMDGIVMGGGVGVSAHGDVRIVTERSRVAMPETAIGFVPDVGGTHLLAAAPGELGTHLALTGRAVGAADAVLCGLADHVVPSHRLADLTDELSRNAEPAGVRDIVRRYATVAPEGELAAHRGWIDDCYAADTVEEIIDRLVDSGLAAAKETATELLGLSPTALKVTLASVRRAKGLGSLEAVLDQEFRVSCRVFTGHDLVEGVRARIIDKDRTPRWSPADAGGVTAAEVARHFEPLGDQELGLASV
- a CDS encoding SpoIIE family protein phosphatase, whose product is MTDSSRRDDDPASWLRLERRLAGETGTAERLAMNRTGSFEWDLDARTVDVDEAGLMVFGLDAEALEDSPSAVIDRLDAADRARLETTIDEAISDGSDSYSVHFQVPMEDGSRQWTHVQARILRSEDGRAHRVIGVVRDATAEVTRSAFALDLEKRRRRHTDIVERTTAAMSRAVTVDDVTAALTGPGGLVGIGADGLALGLVENSALRIIALSGESVEVLEGLGSGRLDATLPLGDTILSGRPRFISSLDALTRRYPVLAPHIGQLDFRSAAYLPLIAQARSLGGLALFYRERTAFSADERILCLGLAAIVAQSLQRAILFDEEREFATGLQSAMLPRRIQEIEGGEIAVRYHAAWSGREVGGDWYDVITLPRDRIGIVVGDVQGHDTHAAAIMGQLRIALRAYAAEGHPPATVLARASRFLAELDTDRFATSTYAQVDLATGAVRVARAGHFGPLIRHTDGRVGVPQVRGGLPLGISTDFRDEEYPETRLDLVPGETLVLYTDGLVEEPGADVDEGVAALIHEVSDGPDGAEALADHLSDRLWERWGSGDDVALLVLRRSPDLGSPRAPRLHQYIHQADPQGLSEARSIVRQALTDWDLAGLADDAELVTGELLVNVLLHTEGGAVLTLEVLPEPVRRIRLSVQDRSSVWPRRRTPGETSTSGRGLLLLDAVAESWGIEPRGEGKAVWCEIGPTA
- a CDS encoding rhamnulokinase, which encodes MSATSRHDPVFAAVDLGATSGRVITGRVGPDELVLTEAHRFANTPVRLPDGLRWDVLALYQGMLDGLRAAARTGPVASVGIDTWAVDYGVLDSDGSLLGLPFHYRDGRNTEAAEEVLRHFEPQELYAVGGLQHLPFNTVFQLAAHRSTAQWEAARTLLLMPDLLVYWLTGAVGAEATNASTTGLFDARTGRWSDALIERMGLERSLFPALREPGERAGILLPHVAAFTGLPADTPVTTVASHDTASAVAAVPATEPGFAYVSCGTWSLAGLELDAPVLTEESRAANFTNERGVDGTVRYLRNIMGMWLLEECRRTWESDGTPTGLADLLAEAARARPFAAVVDPDDPVFLPPGDMPSRIDAALARTGQAVPEGAGGYVRCVLESLALAHRRTLREAAALAGRELRRIHLVGGGSRNELLCQWTADATGLPVTAGPAEATALGNVLLQARAHGLVGGLTEMRGLVARTQQVRHYSPQGDSGAWDRAADRLTAHV
- a CDS encoding LAETG motif-containing sortase-dependent surface protein: MTIPRRSWRGAGAFAAAAIVGLAGGVISAGPAAAHTPTWAVTCSEVTLNLTAYSGNATNEVTVSVEGGAELLPTTQFGREFSTKEPLQLPKHDKELTVRLVVKAGDDDKYSFKDTKTAPVCEDDTPSPTPTEETPSEAPSTEPPTSAPEPSETPSETATEAAPAPAEPSSSAPDLAETGSSSATPVIGGAALAVLLAGGGILWSVRKRRSTQH
- the rhaI gene encoding L-rhamnose isomerase translates to MSDVSAVKAALKSQVIETPSWGYGNSGTRFKVFTQPGVPRDPFEKLADAAQVHAYTGVAPKVSLHIPWDRVEDYAALTRYAGELGLRIGAINSNVFQDDDFKLGSVTHPDPKVRRKATDHLLECVDIMDATGSPDLKLWFSDGTNYPGQDDIAGRQDRLAEALAEVYERLGDDQRMLLEYKLFEPAFYTTDVPDWGTSYAHCLKLGPKAQVVVDTGHHAPGTNIEFIVAFLLREGKLGAFDFNSRFYADDDLMAGAADPFQLFRIMHEVVKNGGMKPETNVNFMLDQCHNIEAKIPAVIRSVTNVQEATAKALLIDTEALAEAQRSGDVLASNGVLMDAFNTDVRPLLAEVREELGLGRDPFAAYLASGNQERIAADRVGGEQAGWGA